A segment of the Catenovulum adriaticum genome:
TGCGATTATGAGTTTGACCACTGGTATCTTTTACGGTGACATAAAAATGGATAGAATCCGATTTAGGGTTTTCAATGTCTAATGCAAATGCAAATTTGCCCATATCAGCCCAATTCCAAGGTGTATCAGGTTTAAACTCAAATCCAGAGACATAATGGTCAACTGAATTGAGATCTATCTGAATTTTATGGTTTTGTTTATCTTTTACGATTTTGGCATCAGCCTGATCCATCTTTAACATCGTGGGTATTTTATTGTCTGAATCTAAGCGTTCAAAATCCAATAGCATCGTTTCTGCAGATGAGTTTTCTGATGATGTCTGTGATTCTGTTTGCTCAGAATCGACACACGCATTTAAGCTTGCCATAAACAATAAGGCGCTATAAATTTGATTGTATTTCATGGTTATATCCAACCTGTAATAATATGTGTTTTCTCTTTATAAATGACGTGCATATTCAACTCACTATTGAATTTCGCCTTGTCCGTCAATATTAGGCCCTTTGAGTTGCACAATTTTGCCAATAACAATCCAGCCAAATACCACACAAACAAACTAAGCCAACACAAACCAACACAATCCATTATTCATATTTCATTGTCAACAATTAACTTGACTAGCATCTAGCTTGTATATAGATTGTAAATTGTTAGCACTCTAATTTAAGTGGTATAGGGTAAATATATACAACTAATAAAAGGTGAGACAATGATCAGCAATAGGTTCAAGTTAAACTCAGTATTGATGACTATTCTGGCCGCTTCAAGTGGTCAACTTAATGCTCAAACCCAAGAAGGAGCCGAAACAGAAGTTATAAACGTAAAAGGCATTAGAAGCTCACTAAGTAAAGCGACATCAATTAAGCGAGATTCATTTGGTGTAGTCGATGCCATATCCGCTGAAGATATAGGTAAGTTTCCGGATACTAATTTAGCTGAGTCATTACAACGTATTACAGGGGTTTCAATTGACCGTTCAAACAATGAAGGTAACCAAGTTACCGTTCGAGGGTTTGGGCCAAGTTTTAATTTAGTGACCTTAAACAATCGCCAAATGCCTAATTCTTCGGCATTAGAAGATGCCGGTATCGATCGAAGCTTTAATTTCAAAGAAATTGCAGCTGAAACGGTATCAAGCGTCGAAGTATATAAAACAGGTAAAGCCAATGTGAGTTCAGGTGGGATTGGCGCAACCATTAATATTAAAACGGCAAGGCCGTTTGACAGACCTGGATTTAATGCCCATGCCAGTGTAAAAGCTGTAATGGATACCAGTGTGGATGACGGCACAGGTAACAAAGTTACGCCTGAAATATCAGGCTCAATTAGCAATACATTTTTAGACGAAAAATTAGGGTTATTAGTCTCAGCTTCACACTCTAAGCGGGATAGTCATACCGACCGAATTGGGACCCAAAATGGTTGGAGCCGAAATTTTCCAAGCTTTGCCGACGGCTCTTCACCTGATACCAGTGCCATCAACACAGACAATAATCCTACTGCTGAAACTTGGAAAGTGCCAACCGTTGATCTTGATAATTCAGATACTGAACGTGAACGCCAAAATGCACAATTAGTATTGCAGTACGCCCTAACCGACTCTTTGATTGCCACGGCTGATTACACTATGTCTAGGTTTGACGAAAAAACCAATATGAATCGAATGAGTTTCTGGTTTGATAATGTGCAATCTGGCACGGCTGATGTTAACGGCACCATAATAAATCCAAGCCGAGCCAACGATGAACTTAATTTTTGGGCATGGCAGTATGCATTTAAAACCGAAAATGATTCTTACGGGTTAAATTTAGAATGGTTGGCAACTGATACCTTAAAGTTTGAGTTAGATATGCACGACTCTACTTCTCACTCAAACCCGGGGGCTCTACCTGCTGAACGTTTAGCTAATCTAGCGAATATAAAGTTACCCGATGGCTCTGGTGTAGATATTGCCGCGGATTTTACAGGCGATACGCCCAGCGTGACTTACGATGACTCAGCGTTATCAGGCGGCGCATATGAATTATCGAATATTCGCGCTGATTTATATCAAGAGCGAGGTTATGAAATTGAAAATAATATTCAACAAATTCAATTAAACGGTAGTTGGGAAAACGCAGGGAGTGATGGCTTAAGAGCGATTAATTTTGGGATTGCTCATACGGGTTATAAAGTTGATACCACTAAAATTACCAGTGCCAACTTTGCTTTGCATCCAGGCGGCATGGATGTCTCTAGCTTAGATTTTTCACTGATGCCTGGTGGTATCGGGTTTGAGCATATCCCTAAATACTCAGCGATAGAGTTTATTGATCTGGTTAAAGAGCAAGATTTATTTATTGACGCCAATATTGATTTAAACGGGATAGAAGAAGAGACATTGGCGTATTATATCTCTGTTGATTTTGAATCTGAATTTAATGATATGGACTTCAAAGCCAATGTGGGAATGAGGTACGAAAACACAGATGTTTCCTCGTATACCGTTGCCAACCCTGTTACCGGGTTTAACTGGATTTCAGATTTAGAAATGTCAAAAATATTTGCCGAGGAAGCAACCTCAAATGAGCTTACCGGTGATTATAAATATTATCTGCCAAATATGGATTTTAGCTTGAGTATCCGTCCTGAATTAGTGGCTAGATTATCATATAGTACAACCATTTCTCGAAGTGATATTGGTGCAATGTTCCCATCAACGGCGCTCAATAATCACTTTTCAACCGGCCCGTTTAGAGCCTCTCAGGGTAACCCAAATTTGTTGCCTTACGAGTCTCGAAACTTAGATTTATCACTTGAGTGGTATTACAGTGATACCAGCTACATGTCGGTTGGCCATTTTAGAAAGCAAGTTGATAATTTTATCGCCACAGATCAGGAAGAAAAAATTATTGAAGGTCCAAATGGCCCACTAACAAACCCAAGCGTTAACCCAAGAGGCAACTGCCCAGAAGGAACTACAAGTGAACCAGTGGAAGCCTGTACCTCACAGCCTGGCGATCCGGCCATTGTTTGGGAAGTCACCACCCCTCAAAATTTAGATGCAACTGAAGTAGATGGCTGGGAGTTTAATATCCAACATATGTTCGGTGATTCTGGATTTGGTACTATTGCCAACTACACTTTAGTTCAAAGCTCTGATGAATATGAAGTTTTTAACTTAAATAATGACTTTGCACTAACAGGGTTAAGTGACTCTGCTAACTTAGTTGGCTTTTATGAACAAGATAATTATTCGGTGCGAATTGCTTACAATTGGCGTGACAAATTTTTATTAGCTGGGGGTACTGAGCCAACGTTTACCGAGGCTTATGAGCAAATTGATATTTCAGCTAATTACGATATTAATGAAACCGTCTCTGTCTTTGTGGATGGCATTAATATTACTGGCGAAAATGCACGCCGCCATGGCCGCTTTGCTAATCAGCTTATCGATTTAGAAAAATACGGTGCTCGTTATAATGTTGGGGTAAGAGCTAAATTTTAAGCTAAGCTCCAAAAAACAAAAAGGTGTATCAATAAAGCCAGCAGCCAGTTCTGCTGGTTTTTTATTTTTTAATAATCAGGAGCAAAGGATGCAAAAACCCATTTCATCTATTGTGATTGTCGGAGGAGGAACAGCTGGATGGATTACTGCTGGCACACTTGCCGCAAAGTTAAAATTTTTACATGGCAACACATTTAACGTCACCTTAATTGAATCATCAAACGTGACACCTATCGGCGTAGGCGAAGGTACTTGGCCAACCATGCGTCGAACCTTAAAGGAAATGGGCATACGTGAAACTGACTTTATAAAACAATGTAAAGTGTCATTTAAGCAAGGTGCTAAATTTAACAAATGGGTGACAGGTGAAGACGATGATTTTTATTACCACCCATTAATGCTACCGCAAAACTTTGAAGATTTTGATTTAGCGCCTCATTGGTTTAACCAATCTAATAACCGTTCATATTCAGCTGCTGTTTGTCCGCAAGAAGCGATATGTGAACTAGGCTTAGCGCCAAAACATATTACAACACCTGAATATAGTGGGGTATTAAATTATGCTTACCATTTAGATGCCGCTGCATTTTCAAACTTTTTAAAAACACATTGTACCACCCACCTACACGTTAACCGGATTGAAGATGATGTCATAAAAGTTATTAGCCAAACAAATGGCGATATTGAATCTGTAGTTACACAAAATAATGGAAAAATCGCTGGCGATTTATTTATAGATTGCACTGGGTTTCATGGCTTATTACTAGACAAACATTATAAAATTCCTTTTGTTTCTTGTCAGGATGTACTGTTTGCTGATAGCGCATTAGCGGTACAAGTCCCCTACCCGGATAAATTATCGCCCGTAGCGTCACACACTATTTCAACAGCGCAAGCGGCTGGGTGGATTTGGGATATAGGTTTACCTACACGCCGAGGCGTTGGCCATGTTTATGCCAGTCAATATATGTCAGATTCAGAAGCAGAACAAACCTTACTAAATTATCTAAAGCCCAGTATAAAAGATACAAAAACACTCAACCTACGTAAAATATCGATAAATCCAGGCTACCGCGAAAAGTTCTGGCATAAAAACTGTGTCGCCGTAGGATTATCAGCCGGATTTTTAGAGCCGCTAGAAGCTTCTGCACTTTTACTGGTTGAGGTTTCAGCGCGTACCATAGCCGAGCAACTACCTGTGAATCGAATGGCAATGGATATTATTGCGCACCGGTTTAACCAAACTTTTAGTTATCGGTGGCAACGAATTATCGATTTTTTAAAATTACATTACATGCTCAGCCAACGCCATGAACCTTTTTGGCTTGCTAACCGTGATCCAAAATCGATTCCCGAACAACTTAAAGCCCAGCTTCAATTATGGCAGCATCAATTTCCGAAAGACCAAGATTTTGAACATGATGTCGAAATATTTCCAGCAGCCAGCTACCATTATATTCTGTACGGAATGGGATTTTATACCAACAATCACCCCCTAGGACTATCGATTCAACAGAAGCAAAATGCTCAGCATTTATTTTCAAAAAATCACCGAGAAGTCAATGAATTAAGCCAACAATTAAAACCTAACCGGCTGTTACTAGAAAAAATTTATCAATTCGGTTTATCCAAAGTTTAGTGGAGTTAATCATGCCAAACATCGACATTTTAGATCCAAAAAAGCATGCCAATTTAAAAATAAAAACTGGCCATGGCCAGGCATATGGTGAGCACATTCATTGTATTCCCGTGGTGGCAGAAGAGCTTAATAAACTAGTACTGGAGTTTCCGGTTTGTTTTATTAAAGACCCTGAAAGCGGTCAATTTGGGCTATATGCATTATCAGGGCTTGAGCCAGGTGAAAACCTATTATTAAAGCAAGATGGCTGGAAAAGTTACTATATCCCGCTACATATTCGACGGCAGCCTTTTGTGGCAATTCAAACCGCCGAGAATAAAAATACCGATGAACACAACCAGGTATTTATCGATTTGGATAACCAAAGAGTAAATGAGCAAGAAGGTGAAGCCGTTTTTAACGAGGAAGGTCAGCCGACTCAGTTTTTAAATAATGCGATTGAAACTTTATTAGTTTTAAAACAAAGCATTACTCGCACCCAAGCTTTTATCGACACGCTGTTGGAAAACAATTTAATTGAGGCGGTAAAACTAGATATCAACGTTAAAGATCAAACGCAAAGTAAACGGATTGATGGTTTATATTCTATTAACGAGAATAACCTGACACAATTAACGCCTAGTTTATTGAGTCAGCTGAGTGATACAGGTTACCTACGCGCTTGTCATTTGATAAGTGCTTCTTTAGGCCACTTTCAAAAACTCGTTAGCTTAAAAAATGCTAAATCACAAGCTGAGCCAGAGCAATAAGCTTAATTTTAAATATATTGAAGAAATCTAAAATTAAGCATAATCGCAATTTAAGCCAGTATAGCTAGCGCTTAAATTTCGATAAGCTCGTATTTACAGAACATACGAGCCATTATATTAATCGTTCGATTTAGCTAAACGCTTTTGGTACATAGTAGAAGTCACTTCTTTAACCGCGCTGACGAGCTCTGGATATGGCCTATCAGTGACAGTCACAAAACCGATATTGGCATTTTCCCCGTCAAAAGCACGGCCAGAAATAGGCTCGTCCACATATTGGAACCAATGCGCGCCCACCATATAAGGTTTATTTAACACGCTTTGCATATAGTTTTTATACATTTTCGCCCGATTTTTTTGATCTGAAGCGTGCACTATACCTGGATTAAATAACCCAGAATCAGTCGCAGTACCAATATGAAATTCGCCAATCACCACGGGTAAATCAACTTCTTCTAAAAATGACCAAAAATGCGGCTGCATCCCTTCTTCATATATATTAAAGCTTAATACATCAGAGTATTTAATAGAGGCTTTAATAATTTCATCTGGCATACCCCAGTTGGCCATTCTAGCACCCATGTATAAATGATGCGGTAACGCCTTCTCTAATGTATTGTGAACCACTGTAAAATACTGC
Coding sequences within it:
- a CDS encoding SapC family protein, with protein sequence MPNIDILDPKKHANLKIKTGHGQAYGEHIHCIPVVAEELNKLVLEFPVCFIKDPESGQFGLYALSGLEPGENLLLKQDGWKSYYIPLHIRRQPFVAIQTAENKNTDEHNQVFIDLDNQRVNEQEGEAVFNEEGQPTQFLNNAIETLLVLKQSITRTQAFIDTLLENNLIEAVKLDINVKDQTQSKRIDGLYSINENNLTQLTPSLLSQLSDTGYLRACHLISASLGHFQKLVSLKNAKSQAEPEQ
- a CDS encoding TonB-dependent receptor; this encodes MISNRFKLNSVLMTILAASSGQLNAQTQEGAETEVINVKGIRSSLSKATSIKRDSFGVVDAISAEDIGKFPDTNLAESLQRITGVSIDRSNNEGNQVTVRGFGPSFNLVTLNNRQMPNSSALEDAGIDRSFNFKEIAAETVSSVEVYKTGKANVSSGGIGATINIKTARPFDRPGFNAHASVKAVMDTSVDDGTGNKVTPEISGSISNTFLDEKLGLLVSASHSKRDSHTDRIGTQNGWSRNFPSFADGSSPDTSAINTDNNPTAETWKVPTVDLDNSDTERERQNAQLVLQYALTDSLIATADYTMSRFDEKTNMNRMSFWFDNVQSGTADVNGTIINPSRANDELNFWAWQYAFKTENDSYGLNLEWLATDTLKFELDMHDSTSHSNPGALPAERLANLANIKLPDGSGVDIAADFTGDTPSVTYDDSALSGGAYELSNIRADLYQERGYEIENNIQQIQLNGSWENAGSDGLRAINFGIAHTGYKVDTTKITSANFALHPGGMDVSSLDFSLMPGGIGFEHIPKYSAIEFIDLVKEQDLFIDANIDLNGIEEETLAYYISVDFESEFNDMDFKANVGMRYENTDVSSYTVANPVTGFNWISDLEMSKIFAEEATSNELTGDYKYYLPNMDFSLSIRPELVARLSYSTTISRSDIGAMFPSTALNNHFSTGPFRASQGNPNLLPYESRNLDLSLEWYYSDTSYMSVGHFRKQVDNFIATDQEEKIIEGPNGPLTNPSVNPRGNCPEGTTSEPVEACTSQPGDPAIVWEVTTPQNLDATEVDGWEFNIQHMFGDSGFGTIANYTLVQSSDEYEVFNLNNDFALTGLSDSANLVGFYEQDNYSVRIAYNWRDKFLLAGGTEPTFTEAYEQIDISANYDINETVSVFVDGINITGENARRHGRFANQLIDLEKYGARYNVGVRAKF
- a CDS encoding tryptophan halogenase family protein, giving the protein MQKPISSIVIVGGGTAGWITAGTLAAKLKFLHGNTFNVTLIESSNVTPIGVGEGTWPTMRRTLKEMGIRETDFIKQCKVSFKQGAKFNKWVTGEDDDFYYHPLMLPQNFEDFDLAPHWFNQSNNRSYSAAVCPQEAICELGLAPKHITTPEYSGVLNYAYHLDAAAFSNFLKTHCTTHLHVNRIEDDVIKVISQTNGDIESVVTQNNGKIAGDLFIDCTGFHGLLLDKHYKIPFVSCQDVLFADSALAVQVPYPDKLSPVASHTISTAQAAGWIWDIGLPTRRGVGHVYASQYMSDSEAEQTLLNYLKPSIKDTKTLNLRKISINPGYREKFWHKNCVAVGLSAGFLEPLEASALLLVEVSARTIAEQLPVNRMAMDIIAHRFNQTFSYRWQRIIDFLKLHYMLSQRHEPFWLANRDPKSIPEQLKAQLQLWQHQFPKDQDFEHDVEIFPAASYHYILYGMGFYTNNHPLGLSIQQKQNAQHLFSKNHREVNELSQQLKPNRLLLEKIYQFGLSKV